The following coding sequences lie in one Rutidosis leptorrhynchoides isolate AG116_Rl617_1_P2 chromosome 4, CSIRO_AGI_Rlap_v1, whole genome shotgun sequence genomic window:
- the LOC139843875 gene encoding uncharacterized protein — MNHIDAAEERIVSERLRQKLNEVNSAAQSQLSVVQDHVNFTLQKAYFKCAYECFDRRRKHEDISYCVENCSIPVLQAQQLVEGEMAKFQERLNRSLMVCQDKFESAKLQNIRTDATKGMESCVNQVIEENVKALPHLVAKLKASLAIYPTNE; from the exons aTGAATCACATCGATGCAGCAGAAGAACGAATTGTATCAGAGAGACTAAGGCAAAAACTCAACGAAGTTAATTCTGCTGCTCAATCGCAGCTTTCTGTTGTTCAGGATCATGTCAATTTCACTCTCCAG AAAGCGTATTTCAAGTGtgcgtatgagtgttttgatagaaGGAGAAAGCATGAAGATATAAGTTATTGTGTTGAGAATTGTAGCATTCCTGTTCTTCAAGCTCAGCAGCTTGTTGAAGGAGAAATGGCTAAGTTTCAG GAACGATTGAATCGGTCACTTATGGTATGCCAAGACAAATTCGAGTCTGCAAAGCTCCAAAACATCAGGACTGATGCTACAAAGGGTATGGAATCATGTGTTAACCAGGTGATCGAAGAAAACGTCAAGGCATTGCCACATTTGGTTGCAAAGTTAAAGGCATCTCTAGCCATTTATCCCACAAATGAGTGA